The Fodinibius salinus genome includes a window with the following:
- a CDS encoding efflux RND transporter periplasmic adaptor subunit → MKNKIMTKSGRLLSVLALLTIFGVSCSSSDESQLQQQKPIPVVTQQADYGQGATMNRYSGNVRSDRSINMSTKVMGRITELDVEEGDFVKKGKVLVRIKDDNLKAQKNQVQAQLIQARAGLKNTETNYNRIKALHEQNSATQKELDDISTKYEMAKAKVQTLESKLQEVEDMLEYTTLTAPFDGYVVSKRFSEGDMAAPGQPIITFEQDNMLKVNITVPESDIALFTLNDTVSVDVKAVGYQNTKGIVTNINQSGNRGSRQFAVEVALPKLDKSSGVKSGMFAEVTIRSARNRTITVPQSAIIERGQLTGLYTLNNESEVVLRWVRLGDYTGSQVEVLSGLGPGEQYIAQVDRPFTEGQKVTVQ, encoded by the coding sequence ATGAAAAATAAGATTATGACTAAATCAGGCAGGCTATTATCTGTTTTGGCATTGCTTACCATTTTTGGGGTATCGTGCAGTTCTTCTGATGAATCGCAACTGCAGCAACAAAAGCCCATTCCCGTAGTAACGCAACAAGCCGATTATGGGCAAGGGGCCACGATGAATCGCTATTCGGGCAATGTAAGAAGTGATCGCAGCATCAATATGAGTACAAAAGTGATGGGACGCATTACGGAACTCGATGTAGAGGAAGGCGATTTTGTCAAGAAGGGCAAAGTGCTTGTTCGCATTAAGGACGACAATCTGAAGGCACAGAAAAATCAGGTACAGGCTCAGTTGATTCAAGCAAGAGCAGGACTCAAAAATACGGAGACTAACTACAACCGTATTAAAGCGCTGCATGAGCAAAATAGCGCAACTCAGAAAGAACTTGATGATATCTCCACCAAGTACGAGATGGCCAAAGCAAAAGTTCAAACGCTGGAAAGTAAGCTTCAGGAGGTGGAAGATATGCTCGAATACACCACGCTGACGGCCCCTTTCGACGGTTATGTGGTATCAAAGAGGTTTTCGGAAGGGGATATGGCAGCTCCCGGGCAACCCATAATTACATTTGAACAGGATAACATGCTGAAAGTCAACATCACGGTGCCGGAAAGCGACATTGCTTTATTTACGCTCAATGATACGGTTTCGGTTGATGTCAAGGCAGTGGGATATCAGAATACGAAAGGAATTGTAACAAATATCAATCAGTCGGGTAACCGTGGCAGTCGGCAGTTTGCTGTTGAGGTAGCACTGCCCAAGCTGGATAAAAGTTCTGGTGTGAAGTCTGGTATGTTTGCTGAAGTCACAATACGGAGTGCCAGGAATCGCACTATTACGGTTCCGCAGTCGGCGATTATAGAGCGGGGACAGCTTACGGGTTTATACACGCTTAATAATGAATCTGAAGTAGTACTGCGCTGGGTTCGGCTGGGAGATTATACGGGGAGCCAGGTAGAAGTATTATCTGGATTGGGGCCCGGAGAGCAGTATATCGCACAGGTGGACCGACCATTTACTGAGGGTCAAAAAGTAACGGTACAGTAG
- a CDS encoding MBL fold metallo-hydrolase → MYFKQIFDKKLAQYAYLIGCQATGEAIVIDPMRDVDQYYELAEEEDLEITAAADTHIHADYVSGLRELADRGVNVYASDEGGADWKYEWLIGSDYDYELINEGDVFSIGNIKFDVIHTPGHTPESISFLVTDGAATNEPMGILTGDFVFVGDVGRPDLLETAAGQEGAMKPAAKELYKSVKEFEDLPGYLQVWPAHGSGSACGKALGAVPESTVGYELRFSPAFNAATSETEFVDFILDGQPEPPLYFGRMKNVNREGPAVLGTLPKPKKMSITNLTQSDGLIIDTREAEHFMNGHLDGSLLAPIGGSFNTIAGSYADADEDIYLIIDDQNLEEAVRDLVRVGLDNIKGYATPQMLMNWDQDLTSVEAIDFDTMEQLRTDDKIQVLDVRKATENAEGSVPNAINIAHTRLADELSQLPKDKELLVHCRTGRRASYASGLLAREGFRVKWVDDDFEDWEQKYGQLKSREVGQ, encoded by the coding sequence ATGTATTTTAAACAGATTTTTGACAAGAAACTTGCACAGTATGCATACCTCATTGGATGTCAGGCCACTGGCGAAGCCATCGTGATTGATCCCATGCGCGATGTGGATCAATACTATGAGCTGGCTGAGGAGGAAGACCTGGAAATTACAGCGGCAGCTGACACACATATTCATGCCGATTATGTATCGGGATTGCGGGAGTTAGCTGATCGGGGCGTTAATGTTTATGCCTCCGACGAAGGCGGTGCCGACTGGAAATACGAATGGCTGATTGGCAGTGATTATGACTATGAGCTCATAAACGAAGGTGACGTATTTAGTATTGGGAATATAAAGTTTGATGTCATTCATACTCCCGGACATACGCCGGAATCTATCAGCTTTTTAGTTACAGATGGTGCAGCTACCAATGAGCCGATGGGTATTTTGACTGGAGACTTTGTTTTTGTCGGCGATGTCGGCCGTCCTGACTTGTTGGAAACAGCTGCCGGACAAGAGGGGGCCATGAAACCAGCGGCAAAAGAGCTTTATAAATCAGTAAAGGAGTTCGAAGATTTGCCAGGCTATCTACAGGTATGGCCGGCCCATGGATCCGGAAGTGCATGTGGCAAAGCACTCGGTGCTGTTCCTGAATCAACTGTCGGTTATGAGCTTCGATTTAGCCCGGCTTTTAACGCGGCTACAAGCGAAACCGAATTTGTAGACTTTATTTTGGATGGACAGCCAGAACCGCCGCTTTACTTTGGGCGTATGAAGAATGTAAACAGGGAAGGGCCCGCTGTATTGGGTACGCTTCCTAAGCCAAAAAAGATGAGTATCACTAATCTAACTCAAAGTGATGGACTTATTATTGATACTCGTGAAGCGGAACACTTTATGAATGGACATTTGGATGGTTCACTGCTGGCACCTATTGGTGGAAGTTTTAATACCATCGCTGGTTCGTACGCTGATGCAGATGAGGATATTTATCTCATTATTGATGATCAGAATCTTGAGGAAGCAGTTCGTGATTTAGTGCGGGTAGGCCTCGATAATATCAAAGGTTATGCTACGCCACAAATGTTGATGAACTGGGATCAGGATCTGACGTCGGTAGAAGCTATTGATTTTGATACCATGGAACAGCTCCGAACAGATGACAAGATACAAGTACTGGATGTACGAAAAGCTACGGAAAATGCTGAAGGCAGCGTACCGAATGCTATCAATATAGCACATACGCGTTTGGCGGATGAGTTGAGTCAGTTGCCCAAAGACAAAGAGCTGCTGGTACATTGCAGGACCGGAAGGCGTGCATCCTATGCCAGCGGACTGTTGGCCAGGGAGGGTTTCCGGGTTAAATGGGTCGATGATGATTTCGAAGACTGGGAGCAAAAATACGGCCAGTTAAAATCCAGAGAGGTTGGTCAATAA
- a CDS encoding TolC family protein, which yields MMNFKHSTLYSLVLAAMVMLVLAQPMQAQSRQGASEIREMSLQEALDITKKASFEVRMAEADMEKAKSQYRQTNATFLPQLSVEATGVSTNDPLNVFGFRLKQEAVTQADFNPSRLNDPDAYDNFTTKFQAQQPLFNADAIFQRRAVKKQLEAAKEQLQGTVEHVRYKVKDTYYRLQLMDNKLQVITKSLEMARENERQAQNYHEQGMITKADYLAAKVRMLELQSRQSKVRDQLQTVQDNLRYLLNIDEDLTIVATDSLQMHPAVSNGNINYQNATNSRLDAMEYRMSAAREMLRSSKFNFVPSVNLFGSYEFNDDVLLGTQGESYMVGATLKWNLFSGYENIGKVMESKAQLRKAELAYESQLFKNEMEIKQARRSLDQAQEQLAFAKASVEQSSEDYRIRKNRFEQGMEKTTEMLRAETKLLESKMQRLNALYQYNLSLATLELLLEQEMSY from the coding sequence ATGATGAATTTTAAACACAGTACGCTGTATTCGTTGGTACTTGCCGCCATGGTAATGCTTGTGCTTGCGCAACCAATGCAAGCGCAGAGCAGGCAAGGGGCTTCGGAAATAAGAGAAATGAGCTTACAAGAAGCACTGGATATTACAAAGAAAGCTAGTTTTGAAGTGCGCATGGCCGAGGCCGATATGGAAAAAGCAAAATCACAGTATCGGCAGACTAACGCTACATTCTTGCCGCAACTTTCTGTTGAGGCAACAGGTGTTTCTACCAATGATCCGCTTAATGTCTTTGGATTTAGGTTAAAGCAGGAAGCGGTGACGCAAGCTGACTTTAATCCCTCGCGCTTAAATGATCCGGATGCGTATGACAACTTCACTACGAAGTTTCAGGCCCAGCAGCCCCTGTTTAATGCGGATGCAATTTTTCAACGACGTGCGGTGAAGAAGCAGCTCGAGGCAGCAAAAGAACAGTTGCAGGGAACGGTTGAACATGTGCGATATAAGGTCAAAGATACCTATTACCGGTTGCAGTTGATGGATAATAAACTGCAGGTAATAACCAAGTCATTGGAAATGGCACGTGAAAATGAACGTCAGGCGCAAAACTATCACGAGCAGGGCATGATTACCAAGGCTGATTATCTGGCGGCCAAAGTGCGCATGCTGGAGTTGCAAAGTCGGCAGTCGAAAGTAAGAGACCAGCTACAGACGGTGCAGGACAATCTGCGATATCTGTTAAATATTGACGAAGATCTCACCATTGTTGCGACCGACAGCCTGCAGATGCATCCTGCCGTTTCGAATGGCAACATCAATTATCAAAATGCAACAAACTCCAGGTTAGATGCTATGGAGTACCGCATGTCGGCGGCCCGTGAGATGCTGCGGTCGTCAAAATTCAACTTTGTGCCCAGTGTCAATCTTTTCGGCAGCTATGAATTTAATGATGATGTACTGTTGGGCACGCAGGGCGAAAGCTATATGGTTGGGGCTACGCTGAAATGGAATCTGTTTAGTGGTTATGAGAATATAGGCAAAGTTATGGAATCAAAAGCGCAGCTCAGGAAGGCTGAACTGGCCTACGAAAGTCAACTTTTTAAAAATGAGATGGAAATTAAGCAGGCCCGCCGATCGCTGGATCAGGCGCAAGAGCAACTAGCTTTTGCAAAGGCTTCTGTTGAGCAGTCGTCTGAAGATTATCGCATTCGTAAAAACCGCTTTGAACAGGGTATGGAAAAGACGACCGAGATGCTGCGGGCTGAGACGAAATTGCTGGAGAGCAAGATGCAGCGACTCAACGCTTTGTATCAGTATAATTTGAGCCTGGCAACACTGGAATTGCTGCTGGAGCAAGAAATGTCATATTAA
- a CDS encoding YgaP family membrane protein encodes MKQNMGNIDRIIRTLLAVLVGILYYTEVISGTTAVIMGIIAIVFLLTSLISTCPLYMPFGLSTKKK; translated from the coding sequence ATGAAACAGAATATGGGGAATATTGATCGCATTATTCGAACATTGCTGGCTGTACTTGTCGGTATCCTGTATTACACGGAGGTAATTTCGGGAACTACGGCAGTAATAATGGGCATCATTGCGATCGTTTTTTTACTCACAAGTCTTATAAGTACTTGTCCACTTTATATGCCTTTTGGACTATCAACAAAGAAAAAATAA
- a CDS encoding GntR family transcriptional regulator: MELKEGTPLHKQISDWLKQEIESGALTEDEKLPSENELAQKFDVSRVTVRRALQTLENEQLIYRCQGLGSFVTDQRTHQSFSILNDFTEELAGSGMKASSKVLSFEHENIEGRNNLISYLDIDSQQVALKIERIRLGDSSPIAYDITWMPMFYGQLIEGYELKDTTIFKILEDEFDIPIKRGCYRIEATVADDKLAEHLKVEPQTPLLQINRISYTIGDKPVYFQKRYYRNDKMVFELMAERPSGARKDEESLPFKEFTPVFRDQK, from the coding sequence ATGGAACTGAAAGAAGGTACTCCTCTACACAAACAGATTAGTGACTGGTTAAAACAGGAAATTGAATCCGGAGCTTTGACAGAAGATGAGAAATTACCGTCAGAAAACGAGCTGGCTCAAAAGTTTGATGTTAGCAGGGTTACGGTACGTCGTGCACTGCAAACCTTGGAAAACGAACAGCTGATCTATCGATGCCAGGGGCTGGGGTCTTTTGTTACCGATCAGCGCACCCATCAGTCCTTTTCAATTTTAAATGATTTTACCGAAGAGTTAGCAGGCTCGGGCATGAAAGCCAGCTCTAAGGTTCTGTCCTTTGAACATGAGAATATTGAAGGGCGTAATAATCTCATTTCATATCTAGACATCGATAGCCAACAAGTAGCCCTTAAAATTGAACGCATTCGATTAGGAGACAGCAGCCCCATCGCTTATGATATAACCTGGATGCCAATGTTTTACGGGCAACTTATTGAAGGATATGAATTGAAAGATACTACGATTTTTAAAATTCTGGAAGATGAATTTGACATCCCTATAAAGCGTGGGTGTTACCGAATTGAAGCTACGGTGGCAGATGATAAATTAGCCGAACATTTAAAGGTAGAACCTCAAACCCCTCTTTTACAAATCAATCGCATCTCCTATACCATTGGCGACAAACCGGTATATTTTCAAAAACGCTATTACAGGAACGACAAAATGGTTTTTGAATTAATGGCGGAACGACCTTCTGGAGCAAGGAAAGATGAAGAAAGTTTACCGTTTAAAGAATTTACACCGGTCTTCAGAGACCAAAAGTAA
- a CDS encoding efflux RND transporter permease subunit, producing MKTGIAGKVAKAFIDSKLTPLLMLVFLGLGFYGTYLTPSEEEPQINVPMADIFVGYPGATPEQVEKRVAIPLERILSNIEGVEYVYSSSMPGQAMISARYFVGEDVERSLVRLYDKLMKNMDQLPDGATQPLVKTRSIDDVPIMTLTFWSKSYSDYEMRRVAEEFSLDIKQVDDVAQAEIHGGRSRQVTVSLDKNKMTSYNIDPLKVAQQIQAANSEMSSGSFSKNDTEFLVKTGNYFRSADEVRNLVVDVQNGDPIYLKTIANITDGPGEPADYASFGIGNAMARQDSALNAGAAYPAVTISLAKRPGSDAMNIAKRVNKKLDKARGTLIPGDMNVSVTRNYGKTASQKVLSLLEHLLVAILAVTVVVALAMGWRGGLVVFLSVPVTFALTLFLYYMFGYTLNRITLFALVFVTGIVVDDSIIIAENMHRHFKMRKLPFKQAAIASINEVGNPTILATFTVISAVLPMAFVSGLMGPYMSPMPIGASLAMIFSLIVALVITPWLAYKLLPHVKPEQDEQGNDKEYKLEETFIYKWYSRIMKPLLENVTYRWLFVGGVTVMLLASTLLFVFRMVEVKMLPFDNKNEVQLIVDMPEGTTLERTNAVAREAALALKDVPEIHDYQIYSGTNAPINFNGLVRHYDLRKGANIADVQLNLIDKGERSDQSHGIAKRIRPIVQKVGKKYNANIKVVEVPPGPPVRSTLVAEIYGPDSDQRERVADKVRTIFEEMNGVVDVDWTHKAPQTEYVLDINNEKAMLTGIPAQKAVQVARMGLHGREVSRLYSDKNLNNVPIMLRLPEKQRSGIEKLQQLHVQSATGSMIPVTDLVNLKQDTLEQSIHRKNQRRVKYVMAEVAGAIESPVYAILDSDEKINNIDLSEGYELTQIFAGLPFSTSDYTLKWGGEWQITYEVFRDLGIAFAVVLIIIYMLIIGWFQDFKVPIIMMIAIPLSLVGIILGHWLLGAFFTATSMIGMIALAGIMVRNSVLLIDFINIRLDEGESLKQAVIEAGAVRSMPIILTAGTVVIGAVVILFDPIFQGLAISLMGGAVASTALTLIMVPLIYFMAEKKVKELATASKQEAGEV from the coding sequence ATGAAGACTGGAATAGCAGGTAAAGTTGCAAAGGCGTTTATTGATTCAAAGTTGACGCCACTTTTAATGTTGGTGTTTCTGGGACTGGGATTTTACGGTACTTATTTAACACCAAGTGAAGAGGAACCGCAAATTAATGTGCCCATGGCCGACATTTTTGTCGGTTATCCCGGAGCAACACCCGAGCAGGTAGAAAAGCGTGTAGCTATTCCCTTGGAGCGTATTTTATCGAATATCGAGGGGGTAGAGTATGTGTACTCTAGTTCAATGCCGGGACAGGCTATGATATCAGCCCGTTATTTTGTGGGCGAAGACGTAGAGCGCAGCTTGGTGCGGCTGTATGACAAGCTGATGAAAAATATGGATCAGTTGCCGGATGGTGCTACACAACCGTTGGTAAAGACCCGTTCTATTGATGACGTTCCTATAATGACTCTCACCTTTTGGAGTAAGTCGTATAGTGATTATGAGATGCGGCGGGTGGCTGAAGAGTTTTCGCTGGATATTAAGCAGGTGGATGATGTGGCCCAGGCCGAAATTCACGGTGGTCGGTCGCGACAAGTGACCGTTTCTCTGGATAAGAATAAGATGACATCCTACAATATCGATCCGCTAAAAGTAGCGCAACAGATTCAAGCGGCTAACAGTGAAATGTCATCGGGATCATTTAGTAAAAATGATACTGAGTTTTTGGTGAAGACCGGCAATTATTTTCGAAGTGCTGATGAGGTTCGCAACCTGGTTGTTGATGTACAAAATGGAGATCCCATTTATTTAAAAACAATCGCCAACATAACAGACGGTCCGGGAGAGCCGGCAGATTATGCTTCTTTTGGTATTGGTAACGCGATGGCCAGACAGGATTCAGCGTTAAATGCCGGGGCTGCCTATCCTGCGGTAACCATATCGCTGGCTAAGCGACCCGGCTCTGATGCTATGAATATTGCCAAGCGGGTAAATAAGAAGCTCGACAAAGCTAGGGGAACGTTGATCCCCGGAGATATGAATGTGTCCGTTACCCGTAACTATGGGAAGACGGCTTCGCAGAAAGTGCTATCGCTGCTAGAACACTTACTGGTGGCAATTTTGGCGGTAACGGTTGTCGTAGCTCTGGCCATGGGATGGCGCGGCGGTCTGGTTGTTTTTCTGTCGGTGCCGGTTACTTTTGCTCTCACATTATTCCTCTATTATATGTTTGGCTACACGCTAAACCGTATTACGCTCTTTGCGCTGGTGTTTGTGACCGGTATAGTGGTGGACGACTCGATTATTATAGCTGAAAACATGCACAGGCACTTTAAGATGCGCAAGTTGCCCTTTAAGCAGGCTGCTATTGCCTCGATTAACGAGGTTGGAAATCCTACAATCCTGGCCACTTTCACTGTAATTTCAGCAGTATTGCCGATGGCATTTGTTTCGGGATTGATGGGGCCTTATATGAGTCCAATGCCCATTGGTGCTTCACTGGCTATGATTTTTTCCTTGATTGTAGCTCTTGTTATAACTCCCTGGCTGGCGTACAAACTGCTGCCGCATGTAAAGCCTGAACAGGATGAACAGGGCAATGACAAGGAGTATAAACTCGAAGAAACGTTTATCTACAAGTGGTATTCGAGAATTATGAAGCCGCTGTTGGAAAATGTGACGTACCGCTGGTTATTTGTCGGTGGTGTTACAGTGATGTTACTAGCATCCACACTGTTGTTTGTCTTCCGTATGGTGGAAGTCAAAATGCTGCCTTTCGATAATAAGAACGAAGTACAGCTTATCGTAGATATGCCGGAAGGCACTACGCTGGAACGCACAAATGCTGTAGCTCGTGAAGCGGCATTGGCTCTAAAAGACGTTCCGGAAATTCACGATTATCAAATATACTCGGGAACGAACGCTCCCATCAATTTCAATGGGTTAGTACGGCACTATGATTTGCGGAAAGGTGCTAATATCGCAGATGTTCAGCTGAACCTGATTGATAAAGGCGAGCGTTCGGATCAAAGTCATGGTATTGCCAAACGTATACGTCCGATCGTTCAAAAAGTGGGCAAAAAGTATAATGCTAACATCAAGGTGGTAGAAGTTCCACCGGGACCACCGGTGCGTTCAACATTAGTAGCTGAAATTTATGGCCCGGACTCTGATCAGCGAGAGCGTGTAGCTGATAAAGTACGCACCATTTTTGAGGAGATGAACGGCGTTGTTGACGTTGACTGGACCCATAAGGCACCCCAGACAGAATACGTGCTGGATATAAATAATGAAAAAGCGATGTTGACAGGCATTCCTGCCCAGAAAGCAGTGCAGGTAGCACGAATGGGACTGCACGGACGAGAGGTATCGCGTTTATATAGCGATAAAAACCTTAACAATGTGCCTATTATGTTACGCCTGCCGGAAAAACAGCGCTCCGGAATTGAAAAACTGCAACAGCTCCATGTACAGTCGGCTACCGGTAGTATGATTCCGGTTACGGATCTGGTTAATCTAAAACAGGATACTTTGGAGCAGAGTATCCATCGCAAAAATCAGCGGCGCGTAAAATACGTCATGGCTGAGGTCGCCGGGGCTATTGAAAGTCCAGTATATGCGATACTGGATTCCGACGAAAAGATTAACAACATAGATTTGTCCGAAGGCTATGAGCTAACACAAATTTTTGCGGGCCTGCCATTTTCTACCAGCGATTATACGCTAAAGTGGGGTGGTGAATGGCAGATAACCTACGAAGTATTTCGAGATTTGGGGATTGCCTTTGCGGTGGTACTTATCATCATATATATGCTGATTATTGGATGGTTCCAGGATTTCAAGGTACCGATTATTATGATGATCGCGATCCCGCTGTCACTGGTAGGGATTATACTGGGACACTGGTTGCTGGGCGCTTTCTTTACGGCAACATCGATGATTGGCATGATTGCTCTGGCAGGTATTATGGTACGTAACTCGGTACTACTGATCGACTTTATCAATATCCGACTTGATGAAGGCGAATCACTGAAGCAGGCTGTTATTGAGGCCGGTGCAGTACGAAGCATGCCGATTATCCTGACAGCCGGTACCGTAGTGATTGGTGCTGTGGTTATTCTGTTCGATCCAATTTTTCAAGGACTGGCCATTTCGCTGATGGGCGGAGCGGTTGCCTCAACAGCTCTCACACTTATTATGGTTCCCCTGATTTATTTTATGGCGGAAAAGAAGGTAAAAGAATTAGCGACTGCATCTAAACAAGAAGCAGGCGAAGTGTAA
- a CDS encoding YgaP family membrane protein, whose protein sequence is MEQSNQSCTTMRPMEKAIRMLAGTFVTISVILGYFVSPYWFLFTLFVGLNLFQSSLSGWCLAEQILSKLGIGVESQASQTSKSPKR, encoded by the coding sequence ATGGAACAATCAAATCAAAGTTGTACTACAATGCGGCCGATGGAAAAAGCGATACGAATGTTGGCCGGAACTTTCGTGACGATCAGTGTAATTTTGGGTTACTTTGTGAGCCCATATTGGTTTTTATTTACGCTGTTTGTAGGCTTGAATTTGTTTCAGTCTTCTTTATCTGGCTGGTGTTTGGCTGAACAGATTTTATCTAAACTTGGGATTGGAGTTGAGAGCCAGGCTTCCCAAACTTCGAAATCTCCAAAAAGGTAG